The following proteins are co-located in the Ictalurus punctatus breed USDA103 chromosome 14, Coco_2.0, whole genome shotgun sequence genome:
- the myrf gene encoding myelin regulatory factor isoform X3 yields the protein MLWLQAGHDINSSLEPTNIDTSILEEYISKEDDSTDICFSEVHSGPAPNYSSPQAGASSSGGVVCGVSPLISQRQGTPQSVPTSCQNPYPPPPPLGLLRHSHPCQSHHHHQPVTQPHIKPEHCAHYAAGTLPESPPDSSSEPYSPQQVNDSHMLRTMTPENMCHMTTPPPLPPHNHYPNIHRDMYLKPEPMISQYPIGPASSGGGDLQQGQMLHQLLQHPQGQDGIPIHQAKKRKHSDSPNSTLNAQILTGIIKQEPGLMQDAENSYLDPNYQCIKWQPHQQNKWTPLYDANGKELPMPTYRVDADKGFNFSLADDAFVCQKKNHFQVTVYIGMLGDPKYVKTSEGLQPIECFYLKLNGVKLEAMNQTINVEQSQSDRSKRPFKPVLVTLPPEQVTKVTVGRLHFSETTANNMRKKGKPNPDQRYFMLVVALQAQSHTQSHTVAAQVSERIIVRVTAASNPGQFESDSEVLWQRGQLPDSVYHHGRVGINTDRPDEALVVHGNLKVMGSLVHPSDIRAKENVKEVDTTDNLKRISQMRLVHYQYKPEFAATVGIENTAETGVIAQEVQQILPEAVKDGGDVVCANGETIPNLLVVNKDRIFMENVGAVKELCKLTDNLETRINELERWSRKLAKLRRLDSMKSTVSGGTISLTGSYFSRTGSGPLKKKAAKAGNKSAAPEQGCLSHRFLQGTILALVIIMAFSVISMSILYVLNLHQHSNMAEAESSMSSCVFSISWMRFFTATVTFCPSICLWTRSALGSSSKAVYSPPISTISSDIDIDSTSATLPNRLICCPPTTANNQSATVSLQPSTNQSMSDSSSPAPTMASINRKAKSRGLDKDSRSRNRLSHTSSPLSLSKSKKIPLPSDMDTGGNSNRLPGPRRQRSAHTQDGQFLPSLNELYIVETNQELKTLNCASSHSCSYTVFLHRSQNSSMSHITLHMRYSEIVWVWQCSVTRGRLCPNHTETDFSERKGAFTKGTSHLWSFPLASVQDATYHFRVSVYGEMGCSGSEEQKLQDTTPFIDYRFLIQSRCT from the exons ATGCTGTGGCTACAAGCAG GTCATGATATTAACAGCTCTTTGGAGCCAACAAACATTGACACCAGTATACTGGAGGAATACATCAGCAAAGAGGACGACAGCACAGATAT CTGTTTTTCTGAAGTCCACAGCGGCCCAGCGCCTAACTACTCCTCCCCCCAGGCCGGAGCGTCCTCCTCTGGGGGGGTGGTGTGTGGCGTGAGCCCCCTTATCTCCCAGCGCCAGGGTACTCCCCAGTCTGTACCCACATCGTGCCAGAACCCCTATCCCCCTCCACCTCCACTCGGCCTTCTCAGACACAGCCATCCCTGCCAGAGCCACCACCATCACCAGCCAGTCACACAGCCCCACATCAAACCTGAGCACTGCGCTCACTACGCAGCcgg AACACTACCTGAGTCTCCACCAGACTCTAGCTCGGAGCCCTACTCCCCCCAGCAAGTGAATG ATTCGCACATGCTTCGGACCATGACGCCTGAGAATATGTGTCACATGACTACTCCGCCACCCCTGCCACCCCATAACCACTATCCCAACATACATCGGGACATGTACCTGAAACCCGAGCCCATGATTTCACAGTACCCGATTGGTCCAGCCAGCAGCGGGGGTGGTGATCTGCAACAGGGTCAGATGCTCCATCAACTGCTCCAGCATCCACAAGGACAAGA tggTATACCTATTCACCAAGCAAAGAAGAGAAAACACTCAGATTCTCCTAACAGCACTCTTAATGCTCAGATCTTGACTGGCATTATCAAGCAAGAGCCAG GTTTGATGCAGGACGCCGAGAACTCGTATTTGGACCCAAACTACCAGTGCATAAAATGGCAGCCGCACCAACAGAACAAATGGACTCCGTTATATGATGCCAATGGAAAAGAACT CCCGATGCCCACGTACAGAGTGGATGCTGACAAAGGTTTTAATTTTTCTTTGGCTGATGATGCGTTCGTGTGTCAGAAAAAGAACCACTTCCAGGTCACTGTGTACATTGGCATGTTGGGTGATCCCAAATATGTGAAGACCAGCGAAGGGCTGCAACCGATTGAATGCTTCTACCTAAAACTTAATGGAGTCAAG TTAGAAGCCATGAACCAGACGATCAATGTGGAACAGTCTCAGTCTGACCGCAGCAAGAGGCCATTTAAGCCTGTACT GGTTACTTTGCCCCCGGAACAAGTAACCAAGGTAACAGTGGGTCGACTGCATTTCAGTGAGACTACAGCCAATAATATGAGGAAGAAGGGCAAGCCAAACCCTGACCAGAG atactTCATGTTGGTGGTGGCTCTCCAGGCTCAATCCCACACTCAGAGCCATACAGTGGCAGCTCAGGTGTCTGAGAGGATCATCGTCAGGGTAACCGCT gcGTCTAACCCGGGTCAGTTTGAGAGTGACAGTGAGGTGTTGTGGCAGAGAGGTCAGTTGCCTGATTCAGTGTACCACCATGGCCGAGTAGGCATCAACACCGATCGACCTGACGAGGCTCTGGTCGTCCATGGCAACCTGAAGGTCATGGGTTCCCTGGTACATCCATCTGACATCCGTGCCAAGGAGAATGTGAAAGAA GTGGACACCACAGACAACCTAAAGCGGATCTCTCAGATGCGGCTGGTGCATTACCAGTATAAGCCTGAGTTTGCTGCCACTGTGGGCATTGAGAACACTGCAGAGACCG GAGTTATAGCCCAGGAAGTGCAGCAGATCCTTCCAGAAGCTGTGAAAGATGGCGGAGATGTAGTTTGTGCCAATGGAGAGACCATCCCTAATTTACTGGTAGTCAACAAG GATCGCATTTTTATGGAGAATGTCGGAGCAGTGAAAGAGTTGTGTAAACTGACCGATAATCTGGAAACTCGAATCAATGAACTGGAACGGTGGAGTCGCAAACTTGCTAAACTACGACGCCTTGACAGCATGAAGAGTACTGTCAGTGGGGGTAcaattag cCTAACAGGAAGCTACTTTAGCAGAACAGGAAGTGGTCCACTTAAGAAGAAAGCAGCCAAAGCAGGAAATAAG agTGCAGCTCCAGAGCAGGGCTGTTTGAGTCACCGGTTCCTGCAGGGTACCATACTGGCCCTGGTCATCATCATGGCCTTCAG TGTCATCTCAATGTCCATACTGTATGTGCTAAACCTGCATCAGCACAGCAACATGGCTGAGGCAGAGAG TTCTATGTCCTCCTGTGTTTTCTCCATCTCCTGGATGCGCTTCTTCACTGCCACTGTCActttctgtccatccatctgtttatg GACTCGCTCTGCTCTTGGCTCATCTAGTAAAGCAGTTTATTCACCCCCCATCTCTACAATCTCTTCAG ACATAGACATAGACTCCACCTCTGCAACTTTGCCTAATCGTCTTATCTGCTGCCCTCCAACAACTGCCAACAACCAATCAGCTACTGTCAGCCTGCAGCCAAGCACCAACCAATCCATGTCAG ACTCCAGTAGTCCTGCTCCTACCATGGCCAGTATAAATAGGAAGGCAAAGTCTCGTGGGTTGGATAAAGACAGCAGGAGTAGAAACAGACTGAGTCACACTTCatcccctctctccctcagcaAGTCCAAGAAAATTCCTCTACCCTCAGATATGGACACAGGAGGCAACAGTAACCGTCTCCCTGGGCCACGCAGGCAACGCAGCGCACACACTCAGG ATGGACAGTTCCTGCCGTCCCTAAATGAACTTTACATCGTCGAAACTAATCAGGAATTGAAGACACTGAACTGTGCTTCATCTCACAGTTGCAG CTACACTGTATTTCTGCACAGGAGTCAAAATTCCTCTATGAGTCACATCACTCTACATATGAG
- the myrf gene encoding myelin regulatory factor isoform X4, translated as MDVVDETEALQRFFEGHDINSSLEPTNIDTSILEEYISKEDDSTDICFSEVHSGPAPNYSSPQAGASSSGGVVCGVSPLISQRQGTPQSVPTSCQNPYPPPPPLGLLRHSHPCQSHHHHQPVTQPHIKPEHCAHYAAGTLPESPPDSSSEPYSPQQVNDSHMLRTMTPENMCHMTTPPPLPPHNHYPNIHRDMYLKPEPMISQYPIGPASSGGGDLQQGQMLHQLLQHPQGQDGIPIHQAKKRKHSDSPNSTLNAQILTGIIKQEPGLMQDAENSYLDPNYQCIKWQPHQQNKWTPLYDANGKELPMPTYRVDADKGFNFSLADDAFVCQKKNHFQVTVYIGMLGDPKYVKTSEGLQPIECFYLKLNGVKLEAMNQTINVEQSQSDRSKRPFKPVLVTLPPEQVTKVTVGRLHFSETTANNMRKKGKPNPDQRYFMLVVALQAQSHTQSHTVAAQVSERIIVRVTAASNPGQFESDSEVLWQRGQLPDSVYHHGRVGINTDRPDEALVVHGNLKVMGSLVHPSDIRAKENVKEVDTTDNLKRISQMRLVHYQYKPEFAATVGIENTAETGVIAQEVQQILPEAVKDGGDVVCANGETIPNLLVVNKDRIFMENVGAVKELCKLTDNLETRINELERWSRKLAKLRRLDSMKSTVSGGTISLTGSYFSRTGSGPLKKKAAKAGNKSAAPEQGCLSHRFLQGTILALVIIMAFSVISMSILYVLNLHQHSNMAEAESSMSSCVFSISWMRFFTATVTFCPSICLWTRSALGSSSKAVYSPPISTISSDIDIDSTSATLPNRLICCPPTTANNQSATVSLQPSTNQSMSDSSSPAPTMASINRKAKSRGLDKDSRSRNRLSHTSSPLSLSKSKKIPLPSDMDTGGNSNRLPGPRRQRSAHTQDGQFLPSLNELYIVETNQELKTLNCASSHSCSYTVFLHRSQNSSMSHITLHMRYSEIVWVWQCSVTRGRLCPNHTETDFSERKGAFTKGEMGCSGSEEQKLQDTTPFIDYRFLIQSRCT; from the exons GTCATGATATTAACAGCTCTTTGGAGCCAACAAACATTGACACCAGTATACTGGAGGAATACATCAGCAAAGAGGACGACAGCACAGATAT CTGTTTTTCTGAAGTCCACAGCGGCCCAGCGCCTAACTACTCCTCCCCCCAGGCCGGAGCGTCCTCCTCTGGGGGGGTGGTGTGTGGCGTGAGCCCCCTTATCTCCCAGCGCCAGGGTACTCCCCAGTCTGTACCCACATCGTGCCAGAACCCCTATCCCCCTCCACCTCCACTCGGCCTTCTCAGACACAGCCATCCCTGCCAGAGCCACCACCATCACCAGCCAGTCACACAGCCCCACATCAAACCTGAGCACTGCGCTCACTACGCAGCcgg AACACTACCTGAGTCTCCACCAGACTCTAGCTCGGAGCCCTACTCCCCCCAGCAAGTGAATG ATTCGCACATGCTTCGGACCATGACGCCTGAGAATATGTGTCACATGACTACTCCGCCACCCCTGCCACCCCATAACCACTATCCCAACATACATCGGGACATGTACCTGAAACCCGAGCCCATGATTTCACAGTACCCGATTGGTCCAGCCAGCAGCGGGGGTGGTGATCTGCAACAGGGTCAGATGCTCCATCAACTGCTCCAGCATCCACAAGGACAAGA tggTATACCTATTCACCAAGCAAAGAAGAGAAAACACTCAGATTCTCCTAACAGCACTCTTAATGCTCAGATCTTGACTGGCATTATCAAGCAAGAGCCAG GTTTGATGCAGGACGCCGAGAACTCGTATTTGGACCCAAACTACCAGTGCATAAAATGGCAGCCGCACCAACAGAACAAATGGACTCCGTTATATGATGCCAATGGAAAAGAACT CCCGATGCCCACGTACAGAGTGGATGCTGACAAAGGTTTTAATTTTTCTTTGGCTGATGATGCGTTCGTGTGTCAGAAAAAGAACCACTTCCAGGTCACTGTGTACATTGGCATGTTGGGTGATCCCAAATATGTGAAGACCAGCGAAGGGCTGCAACCGATTGAATGCTTCTACCTAAAACTTAATGGAGTCAAG TTAGAAGCCATGAACCAGACGATCAATGTGGAACAGTCTCAGTCTGACCGCAGCAAGAGGCCATTTAAGCCTGTACT GGTTACTTTGCCCCCGGAACAAGTAACCAAGGTAACAGTGGGTCGACTGCATTTCAGTGAGACTACAGCCAATAATATGAGGAAGAAGGGCAAGCCAAACCCTGACCAGAG atactTCATGTTGGTGGTGGCTCTCCAGGCTCAATCCCACACTCAGAGCCATACAGTGGCAGCTCAGGTGTCTGAGAGGATCATCGTCAGGGTAACCGCT gcGTCTAACCCGGGTCAGTTTGAGAGTGACAGTGAGGTGTTGTGGCAGAGAGGTCAGTTGCCTGATTCAGTGTACCACCATGGCCGAGTAGGCATCAACACCGATCGACCTGACGAGGCTCTGGTCGTCCATGGCAACCTGAAGGTCATGGGTTCCCTGGTACATCCATCTGACATCCGTGCCAAGGAGAATGTGAAAGAA GTGGACACCACAGACAACCTAAAGCGGATCTCTCAGATGCGGCTGGTGCATTACCAGTATAAGCCTGAGTTTGCTGCCACTGTGGGCATTGAGAACACTGCAGAGACCG GAGTTATAGCCCAGGAAGTGCAGCAGATCCTTCCAGAAGCTGTGAAAGATGGCGGAGATGTAGTTTGTGCCAATGGAGAGACCATCCCTAATTTACTGGTAGTCAACAAG GATCGCATTTTTATGGAGAATGTCGGAGCAGTGAAAGAGTTGTGTAAACTGACCGATAATCTGGAAACTCGAATCAATGAACTGGAACGGTGGAGTCGCAAACTTGCTAAACTACGACGCCTTGACAGCATGAAGAGTACTGTCAGTGGGGGTAcaattag cCTAACAGGAAGCTACTTTAGCAGAACAGGAAGTGGTCCACTTAAGAAGAAAGCAGCCAAAGCAGGAAATAAG agTGCAGCTCCAGAGCAGGGCTGTTTGAGTCACCGGTTCCTGCAGGGTACCATACTGGCCCTGGTCATCATCATGGCCTTCAG TGTCATCTCAATGTCCATACTGTATGTGCTAAACCTGCATCAGCACAGCAACATGGCTGAGGCAGAGAG TTCTATGTCCTCCTGTGTTTTCTCCATCTCCTGGATGCGCTTCTTCACTGCCACTGTCActttctgtccatccatctgtttatg GACTCGCTCTGCTCTTGGCTCATCTAGTAAAGCAGTTTATTCACCCCCCATCTCTACAATCTCTTCAG ACATAGACATAGACTCCACCTCTGCAACTTTGCCTAATCGTCTTATCTGCTGCCCTCCAACAACTGCCAACAACCAATCAGCTACTGTCAGCCTGCAGCCAAGCACCAACCAATCCATGTCAG ACTCCAGTAGTCCTGCTCCTACCATGGCCAGTATAAATAGGAAGGCAAAGTCTCGTGGGTTGGATAAAGACAGCAGGAGTAGAAACAGACTGAGTCACACTTCatcccctctctccctcagcaAGTCCAAGAAAATTCCTCTACCCTCAGATATGGACACAGGAGGCAACAGTAACCGTCTCCCTGGGCCACGCAGGCAACGCAGCGCACACACTCAGG ATGGACAGTTCCTGCCGTCCCTAAATGAACTTTACATCGTCGAAACTAATCAGGAATTGAAGACACTGAACTGTGCTTCATCTCACAGTTGCAG CTACACTGTATTTCTGCACAGGAGTCAAAATTCCTCTATGAGTCACATCACTCTACATATGAG